From Aedes aegypti strain LVP_AGWG unplaced genomic scaffold, AaegL5.0 Primary Assembly AGWG_AaegL5_hic_scaff_1255_PBJ_arrow, whole genome shotgun sequence, one genomic window encodes:
- the LOC110673994 gene encoding pro-corazonin, which produces MKHVFSTSLIVSLFVIFTDAQTFQYSRGWTNGKRSSPEQTAPSRTLLPHIPLGMDKPDEECRLLIQRFLKSPCDVRLANAIVNRNKDLLRDMADDVNDGTALLYDPVPMVDTAASEDVRFKRGTPDRRLLNDGMHRL; this is translated from the exons ATGAAGCacgttttttcaacatcacttatAGTGTCGCTGTTCGTCATCTTCACTGATGCCCAAACATTCCAGTATTCTCGTGGGTGGACTAATGGGAAGCGTTCGTCTCCAGAACAAACTGCTCCGAGTCGTACATTGTTGCCTCACATTCCGCTGGGAATGGATAAACCTGATGAAGA GTGCAGATTACTAATACAGCGTTTTCTAAAATCTCCATGCGATGTACGATTAGCGAACGCTATAGTCAACCGTAACAAGGACCTCCTGCGTGATATGGCTGACGATGTGAATGATGGAACGGCCTTGCTATATGACCCTGTTCCAATGGTGGATACAGCAGCCAGTGAAGATGTGAGATTCAAACGTGGAACTCCAGACCGACGGTTGTTGAACGATGGTATGCACAGGCTTTAA